A segment of the Solea solea chromosome 14, fSolSol10.1, whole genome shotgun sequence genome:
GCAGTTGCGCATTTTCCAGCGTTCTCAACCCCGTTACTTCCACTTCCTCATAGCGAGGTCACAAAAAGTAAACTGCTCTCTTGAGTCATTGGCCTAACCTGTAGGTGGTGTCCACGGCAAAGACTGGCTGACAGAAGACACCAGATAACTACCACATAAGGTATCAAAacgttatttttttctgttttgtaacTACACCCTAATAAATAACTTTCTGACCTACTGTCATGTACAGCAGTCGAGCTAACGAAGCTAGCAGACGTTTGTTGCTATCGTTAGATGATATCTTCCCAAACCCGTTTACTGAATATTATTACTGCAATTCAGAGCACTAGTCAAAGTCCAAATCAGCTGCCCTTAAACCTCGGTGTTTTCTTTGTCGGCGTAGTTTACCCAGTGGCGTAGTTTTAGCTTAACATATTGAGCTGAAACTACGCCACTTGGCTATGCTGTGTTTGTGGTTGGCAAATTGTCAGCTGTTAAACGCAAACATAAACTTTGCGCACATCGACGTTTACCTGCCACGGTCTATCAGGCTGTAACGTCGCTGTATTTAACCTTTTAAACGCAAGTCTGTGTGTTCCTTTCAAACTGCTTGTATACACTCGTCGGTTACTCTATCAGGTGCACAGGACTCCTAAAAAGTGACAGGGGTGACGCCTGTTGTGattgttctgctgctgtagcccatctgttTCAAGGCTTTCAAGACAGAGATGTCCTCTGCTTACCTTGACTAATACAATGCTATTACAGTAGTGGTCAATTTCTTCGACCCCTGCGGTCAACAATTGGGGTGAATAACCAATCGCTTTCAAATCCAAATCGCAATTTAAAACAATGCAACTAGGAAATTTTAAAGGCTGCAAATTAATCGTTTTTATGTTTTCTAGGTCCCAttccaataataaaaaaatgcatacatGCAGAAAACCCTAGTATAAAAAGGTGTCAATTTATACTGTAGTACATATTTTTCAGAAAATATACTGAAAATGCTTATTACAAATCATACGCACAACAAAGgcactggatattttcttttcttctatgaTTTAAAGGTAGGCTGTTTCATACCAACTCTTTTAATTCAAAGGAACGCCTGTATTTCCATCTGTCAGGGTCGCTTGTTCTGCATCAAAGTCATCAAAGGATGACAGGAGGCCTTTGATGACTTTGTGAAACTTTACATTCCCTCTGCCATAAAACATTGTGATTGGTGTGAAGaacaagaagaggaaagaaaggaaagagaacAAACAAACTACCAAGTATGTTTGTATGGGTGAATAatcgctttaaataaaaaatcatttgCTTTTCATAGccttaaacttttaaaaaaaaatgtttttactttaggCAACTTTACGAGAGCTTCCATCTTGCGCAACTATGTTCACTTGACTGATATCAAACTTGGCAGTGCTGATATCAGTAGAAATGCAACAGATATCTCACTAAATGAGTGCACCTGCTTGATAAAGACAGAAAGAGTATATGCAATGCTATGTGCCCTGATGCTGAGTCAGTTGAAGCCAAGATGAGGGTACTGCATCagttctctgtaaaccctagagatggttgtgtgtgaaaatccctgtTGATCTGCAGTTTTAGAAATCTCAAGACCAACCTCTCTGGCACCAacaattatttctttttcaaattctcTTTAATcgcctttcttcctcattctgatgcttggtttAAGCAGTTTGATTTGATCATGCCTGTGTTACTCCCCCCATGTTATTGGTGGAGAAGATATTTGTGTTATACTTTTAGAAAAGGTTTTTGTTAATTTCTTGTCATAGAAATTGAATTAAAAGGACAGATCACAGGCAACAAatagttttttgggggggcatTTCTAGTGTGAATTGAATGGAGTCCTTGTTTTgtctaacttttttttattctgtcctAAATGTTTTACTATTTTACATCCTAAATATTAGTACTGTTTGATTATTCATATTCTTATCGTCTCATATCCTTTTAGTGTTGTTTGGTTTCCTTTATTTGTTGGAATGCTAAGGTATACACCCTCAACCCTGCCTCTCCTGTGCCCAACCCTCACATGGATTATTCAATGCCACCATGTGATTATGTGTGGCAGTTTCTCTTAAAGGCACAGTAACACTCTTAAAGCTTATCTGAATAAATGTACTAAATAATACTGTACTTTGTTTCCCTGTATCCTCTGTAAGAACATAACATAATGCGATGTCTTTCTGTTTTATCTACAGAAATTCCATCCATCAAGCCATCCCTCTCAGCAGGCTCTAACATGTGCGATGACAGCAACTCTGAGACAGATTTCACATCTAATTTTTCCAGTATGAACAGTCGGCTGGACTCGTTCCGTGGTTCTAGTCTGGCTCAGCAGGTGCCAGCAGAGAGGCTGGCCCGGGCTGGCTTCTACTTCACTGGCCCTGGTGATCGTGTCTGCTGTTTCAGCTGTCAGAAGACTGTGGAAAACTGGCACAGGGAAGACACACCTGTAGAGAGACATAAACAGGTGATAATACTAAGGATGAACAACAATgtgattctatttttttttttattctgttctaAATCACTGAATGAAACAATTTCTCTGTCACAGGTTTCCCCATCATGCACATTTCTCAGGTGCACAATTGGCTTTCACCCAAGTTTTGATACCACACTCACAAATGGTTCCATCTACAATGAAGAAGCAGAAGACCTACAATATCGTTTGAGAACAGGAGAGGTGGTCGATGAGACCACCTACCCAGTGGTACCTCACATGAGGAATGAAGAGGCCCGGCTTCAGACCTTCTCTTCTTGGCCATCTAATGCACCTGTGAGACCCCAGGATCTGGCCCAAGCCGGCCTCTACTACTTGGGAGAGAGCGATCGGGTGCAGTGTTTCTGTTGTGGTGGCATGCTGGCTGGCTGGGAGACGGGGGACATtccatggggagaacatgccaaACATTTTCACAACTGCTTCTTCATCCTTGGGCACGATGTAGGCAACATCCCATTCCTGGGAAgtatagaggaggaggagagcagcagtAGACAGCATGGAAACACTCGCATCTCTATGGGCAGTTTTGAGGAGAGGCTTGATAGTTTTGCAGGTATCCAGCACCCTATTGACAGTGAAAGACTTGCCAGAGCCGGCCTCTACAGCACAGGTAGAGCACACACACCTGACCAATGGTGAACACATTGGGActagagaaagaaaaagtaaattttttttatatttttcttgtttcatatatttatatagcgcaTTGTGTCTGTGCTTACAGGGACGGGAGACAGGGTGATGTGTTTCTGCTGTGGTGGAGGTTTGAAAGGCTGGCAGCCCGAGGAAGACCCTTGGGAAGAACATGCCAAACATTACCCTGGGTAAGAAATAAACATAACCTTTTGCCACATCAGCATTATTCTGTTGGTTCCCACTGTAAAAGCAATCCTTACTGTggcatttgcttttgttttaatataattatattttcttttaatcagATGCAGCTTCCTGTTAGCAGAAAAGGGTCCAGAATTTGTCAACAGCATCCAGCTTCAAGACCCACGAAGAAATGGAGCTGTAAGCTTTCAGTGCTTTTGCATGTACATAAATACCTACATTGTTCAGGACTTTGCCAAGTAATCTAAACCATCAAGTAAACAAACGAAAAGTACATAATATTAAGATTAATCTGAACAAGTGATTTAATAAACTAATGATAAAAATAAGGACATAGTGACACCAAAAGTATTACTGAGTGTGGCAGTTTGCACAGCTTACCTTTGTAACTGTTAAAGAAACTGTTCACCCCACCTAAATGTAACTCCAGCTTTTCAATCAGGCGGGTTATAGCggtgcatgtaaacacattctCTGATTTTCCAACATTAATCTGAGTTCTCTCCGTTAGGCCTGCCTCTGTGCATATAAACACAATCAATCAAATTCATATCTGCTATTGATTATATTGTAGTGATGCACACATTCCTGTGACACACATAAATTGTCATTTGCCATATTTTACAGCTGAAAACAATGAGTGATGGCACTGTTTGTCATGTAATATTTGCGATACCTGCAGTTTTGATGGTTTCTAGTCCACTCCTGGTGTTTTGATGTACTTAAAttatactgaaaataactatATCACcttgtgttctgttttttttgtttagactTCAAGTCATCAGAATGGATTTTCTGGAAATACAAATGGTACatacttataatatataatataatataatattttattttgatggcCCAGTACTGATGCCCTGTACTGTAAATTTACAAGTATACTGTAAGTGtgtaacaaactaaaataacgTGTCGGTGTGTACACCAATCTTTGTGCTCAGACGTGCTGCAGTCTGCCATCGCTCAGAAGGCCACAGAGATAGGCTTGAAGCCCTTTGTGGTGGAAAAGACCATCTTGGAGAAAATCAGTCGGACAGGTTCAGATTACTCCAACCTGGAAGAACTTGTGGAGGATACCCTTAACAACACACCACAGAGTGATCCTGCCCTGACGGAGAGGCAAGGTACTGTACCCTCTCCGTCCAGAGCCGTATTTATCACATTAACAACAGTTGACTACATAAAATTAAGCTTGAGCAGCAGTGCTTTTAAGTAAAGTCAACATGTTttggtctttttctttctcctttcagATGAGGACCCACTGGAAAAACTAAGGAAgctgcagagggaaaaacagtGTAAAATATGTATGGACAGAGATATTAGTATTGTCTTCATCCCGTGTGCACATCTGGTCACTTGTGAGCTCTGTTCAAGATCACTCACCAAATGTCCAATCTGCTGTGGAGCAATATCACAGAAGCTCAAGACATATATCTCTTAAAGCAATAACACTCTTGCTAAATTTTAATGCTGCTTTTTCACTATCTttataattgtgtttattttaatagaaaatGTAGATAGCTTGTAATATATTTAAAGACCAtattgtctgtgtgtatgcCAATGAAAGAACATGTAAATGTCTCcagaaataatattttattttgacaatcaATGCATTGGTCGATGAGATTATATATAGTTAATGTTGATATATAATATCGCATACTGACAGCTGTTGAAACACACTAAAAGATCATTAGCATTTTACTTTGCCAGGGGTGCCTTTCTCAAGGTTTATTTTGTAGTGtctccttttgttgtttttactttggaCATTTAGCACAGTTGAACTGAACATAAGATAAAGTAtcagtttaatttaaatttcaTACAATTATGTGTCCTGCTCCTGTATGTTGTCTGGTgtatttgattgattgattttcttAACATTCGTTGCTGTTTAAACAtctaatttaattattttcaatattaacAAGACTTATCATTAAAGTCAACTTTAGTTGTGGACCTGAGATTTAATTAGCATGTAAATGGTGTAAATAACCATTCCATTATGCAATCGGTTGTACCATGagagtaaataaaaatgaatgattgTGCTTGGAATTTGTTTTTCCACTAACTGCTAttaaatttcatattttttgactACATCTTTTTACCTTTAACTCAGAATTGCTGTATAAAATGTGATCATCGAGACTTGTGCAAAGACCCACTGTTGacagtttttaaacttttcaAAACTTTATAAGCTTGTTTGAGACTTTCTGACTTTCTAGATTTTGTTTGGAAATATTTATTCCCGTTTTTCTTCCATGGGGAATGAATTGAAAGGGTGTGTCAATGACAGACAAGGCAGATAAAGCATATCTCGTTATCATTTTCTTTCAGCTCTAACATTTTTTCACTGCAAGTGGGAACTGGTTTTATTAAAATGGGAATTGTTTGAGGGGTACTTTCATTGGAATTTCTGTTGCTAGTTGCTCAGCAGTGCAGCAAGTTTTAAAGCAAAGCACTGACACACAGGTctgacatttgtatttgtaatatTATATCATCCATGGTGACTACTATCTCCtacattttcaattaaattcaacaaTTTATACATGAAAACCTTCAACTTGTTCAGGACATTTTCATCGCTGTTGCAAAGTTATCAGACTTGAATAAAGACAATGAGTGCCCAGCATTTCCTCCCACTTTTGTGGTAATGCATGTTACAAAATTAGTTTGGGACCTGAACTACAATGGTGCTTATGATCTGTTTCAGAAAAATAATGGGAGTGataaaaattatatatttaaataattaaacaattGACATTTCTGGGCTTGTTCCGGTAGCTTGGTCGAAATAATTCAGGATGTTCTGGTTTAATTGTTTTCCGCCTGTAACTTAGACAAAGTAAATCAAGAAGCTACGTGTGAATGTAGTATGCGACTttgaccactagatgtcaggtCATCAACTGTGAATCTAATATGGGCATTGTGGCCGCTAGGTGGTAGCTCTGCACCAGGATTTCCTCCTCCCAGGTCGTCGAAACAACAAACCGAACTACGGAGCAAGCGGGGTGAGAGAACGTCCGAAACCGCCTCTGACCGCGACTTTTAAACTCTTTTTTACTGAATTGTGGTGGGATTCAGACGGAGCCTGTATAATAATAGTTGAAAGTTACGATTCTACTGGGATTACATTTTACAACAAGGTAAGTTAGCTATAAAATGGCGGAGAGCTATCTGGAAGTTAGTTGATTTGTATTTTGCTAGCCGTCTCGCTAGCCTGGCTAGCTCTGGATGAGCCCTGAGCGCGGATGTCTGCCTGAACCAAGTCGCTTGGTTAGCTCGCGGTACATGGCTAGTTCGGTTGTTAGCGCGCTAACGACCAGGAATTTTGGCATACGACTGCAAAATATTTCCTTCTCAACCGAAAGAAAGGCTTAATAGTTTGAAACCACTTATTTACACTTTGCATATTTGTAAACAAAGTGTTAGTTGCTTATGCAATACGGTGCTGGAACTCCCGAGGCAAGATGGAGGACGCAAGGacgtgctgttttttttaggtaCGTTAGCAGTAGCAGTTAGCATTGCTAACCATTGGGAGTTATTCTCAGCCATTTGATTTCAGCATATCCAGTGTGGCTACTTGCTTCTCCCGTTATGTGAGCACGGCCTGCCCCTCTTTAGAAGACGGAAGACAGTCCCTGTGTTTGGAAATAGCAGTGCCGAGCGTTATTGTGTGgtgctaacgttagcttgcGATGGTACAGTACTGCTTGCgttgttttgttattatgtACCAACTATGATAGCGTGAGTAAATGCTAACCATTTCTTTATCTGGTGCCTGATATCTGATGAAAACGTACTGTACAAGTCTGTCGTCTTGCGTGGTCTGTAATTTGCTCTTTGTTTGAGTCTTAAAGTGCACGCTCACTTTAACAAATTTCGTTTAGCTGACGCCGACGAACGACGCTAAATCCTCGGTTGCTTAGCTTGTGGCGCTAGCACCAGCAGCGCACCGGTGTCAATTTTGACAGGAGCCGCCACAGAGTATGGTTATGTCGGCGTTGTTGGAGGAAGCTGAGCCGGTACTTTTTGGCATCGTTTACTTGCAGGAATGCTCAAAGTTAGGCTTGACaattttgtcatatttaaaatCGTCTGGTCTTGTCTCACAGTCACAAGTTTATGAGATACACGGCTCGATTTGGCGCCACTTTTCTGTCTACACCCATAGATTCCCGTCGTCTTGTCACACAATCACTATTAAGGTTTCG
Coding sequences within it:
- the xiap gene encoding E3 ubiquitin-protein ligase XIAP, which codes for MCDDSNSETDFTSNFSSMNSRLDSFRGSSLAQQVPAERLARAGFYFTGPGDRVCCFSCQKTVENWHREDTPVERHKQVSPSCTFLRCTIGFHPSFDTTLTNGSIYNEEAEDLQYRLRTGEVVDETTYPVVPHMRNEEARLQTFSSWPSNAPVRPQDLAQAGLYYLGESDRVQCFCCGGMLAGWETGDIPWGEHAKHFHNCFFILGHDVGNIPFLGSIEEEESSSRQHGNTRISMGSFEERLDSFAGIQHPIDSERLARAGLYSTGTGDRVMCFCCGGGLKGWQPEEDPWEEHAKHYPGCSFLLAEKGPEFVNSIQLQDPRRNGATSSHQNGFSGNTNDVLQSAIAQKATEIGLKPFVVEKTILEKISRTGSDYSNLEELVEDTLNNTPQSDPALTERQDEDPLEKLRKLQREKQCKICMDRDISIVFIPCAHLVTCELCSRSLTKCPICCGAISQKLKTYIS